The Syntrophales bacterium DNA segment TTTTACCATTACCCTGGCGCTTGGACTTATGCTGCTTTTCGGCCACAACAGCCTCCGGTACCTCTTCGTCTTCTCTTTACTGGGCGGCATGGCCCAAACCATTGATGTGACCCTCCGCCAGGTACTTGTCTTTGATCTGGTAACACGCTCCTTTACCCCCAATGCAGTGGCGCTTGTCCAGACAGGCTGGAGTCTGATGCGCTCTTTTGGCCCCGGGATTGGCGGGCTTCTCATCCTGTGGTTTGGTCCCGGGGGCAATTTCCTCATCCAGGCCGGCGTCTATTTACTCGTCGCCCTTACCATCATGCAAATCAAGTTTCCGGCGCGAAAATTAAATATAGTCCAGGGCTCTTCTCTGGAAAATATCCTGGAAGGCATCCGGTATGTAATGAGGGAGCGCACCACCAAGGCCTTTATGCTGATGGGCATGATCCTGCCCCTGCTCATTATACCTGTCTTTGTCATACTGCCGCCAATTTATGCCGTGAAGGTTTTTAACGACGGGTCTGGTAAGGTTTTGGGATTCCTCATGTCTTCTGTAGGCGTAGGCGGCATTGTCGGCGGCGTCGTCACCGCCTCGCTGGGCCACTTTGAGCGCCGGGGCATCCTCCAACTTGCATCCCTTTTTCTGCTCAGTCTTTCGCTGATAGCCTTTGCCTTCAGCACAACTCTCTTGATCGCTTTACCCCTCCTGGCACTGAGCGGATTCTTCGAAATGATCTTTCTGACCACCAACCAGACCTTGCTTCAGCTCTCCATCCCGGACAATTTGCGAGGGCGTGTAACCAGCGTCGTCAATCTGAATATTGCGCTGCTCCCCCTGGGCGGGTTAATCGCCGGCATTGGCTCCGACCTGTTCGGCGGGCCAAAGCCAATCACCATTATTCTTGCCGGCATCGCCGCAATCGTCCCCTTTTTTGTTCTGCTGCTTTCGCCGACCGTCCGCACCTACCGTCTGAGCAAAGCAATGACGCCCGGCTCGACAGGCAAATCCCCCAATTCCCCCAAAAATGATGGCGGCGAGGAATGATTCTTTCAGGGCTTTCTCATAGCAATTCCCCTTCGGATTCTGTGGGGCGCTATTGCCATTCTCCACTCTCAGTCTTGGTCTCGCTTTAAACATTGTTGGCCATTTCCTTCGATCAAAAAAAACCGAGCTTCTTCCCAACAACCCCCCTGCCTTGGGATGCACAACGAACGATGAAAATATGTACATGCTGGAGGGACGCGCTCCGTCGCGTCCGGGGGTGCCGGGATCCCCAAAAACACCGCAATGTAACGAAGCGATATTGTTTACATAAATTATTTTTTCATATAAACTCGTTCATGCTTCAATACGAGATAATAATATTACAGAGGAGGCAATTGCAAAACGTTTTGTCATTCCCGAAAGCGCAGCTTGATGTCCACAATGCCTCTATCGGGAATGACAGCGTTAGGAGTTTTGCAATTGGCTCAGAAGCAATGTAATTGTTTTCATTGACGTACACTGAAAATATACCTATACTCCGCCCTCAAAAAAGCAATATCATATTGCATATTGCACAAGGCACACTTAAGCACGAATAGCATGGCAGGCATCCCCGGGAGAACTCATGAACCATAACGGCAACCAAATAGAATCCCGCCTCTGGGCCGCGGCCGATGAGCTGCGGGCCAATTCCAAGCTGAAATCCTCCGAATACTCCGTCCCCGTGCTGGGGCTTGTCTTTCTGCGCTACGCCGACCATAAATTTCAGGAGGCGGCAAAAGAACTGACAGGCGCCGGATGTGGAGGGCGGCGGAAGATCGGCCCGGCAGACTATCAGGCCCGCGGCGTCCTCTACCTGCCCGAAGCGGCCCGCTTCTCGACGCTGCTCACCCTGCCCGAGGGGGCCAACATCGGCGCGGCCATCAACGAGGCCATGCGCGCCATCGAGGCGGAGAACCCCGACCTCAAGGATGTGCTGCCCAAGACCTACAACCGCTTCGAGAACGCCCTGCTCAACCCACTGCTCAAGACCATGAACTCCGTCCCCATGGATATCGAGGGAGATGCCTTCGGCAAGATCTACGAATACTTCCTCGGCCACTTCGCCATGAGCGAGGGCCAGAAGGGCGGCGAATTCTTCACCCCCACCGCCATCGTCCAGCTCATCGTCGGCATCATCGAACCCTTCCAGGGCCGCATCTTCGATCCGGCCTGCGGCTCCGGCGGCATGTTCGTCCAGAGCGCCCGCTTCGTCGCTGAGCACCAGAAAAACCCCGGCGCCGAGCTTTCCATTTACGGTCAGGAGAAGGTGGCCGAGACGGTCCGCCTGGGCAAAATGAACCTTGCCGTCCACGGTCTGGCTGGCGACATCCGCCAGGGGAACGCCTACTATGAGGACCTGCACCGCTCCCCCGGCAAGTTCGACTTCGTCATGGCCAATCCGCCCTTCAACGTGGACCGCGTGGACAAGGAGCGGCTCAAGGACGACCCGCGCTTCCCCCTCGGCCTTCCCCGCACCGACAACGCCAACTACCTCTGGATTCAGATCTTCTACAGTGCCCTTTCGGAAACCGGCCGCGCCGGGTTCGTCATGGCAAACTCCGCCTCCGACGCCCGCAGCTCGGAACTGGAGATCCGCAAACAGCTCATCGAAGCCCGCGCCGTGGATGTGATGGTCGCCGTCGGCTCCAACTTCTTCTACACCGTCACCCTGCCCTGCACCCTCTGGTTCTTCGACCGAGGCAAAGGAAAAAACGCCCGCGCCGATCAGGTGCTCTTCATCGACGCCCGCCAGATCTACCGCCAGATCGACCGCGCCCACCGGGACTGGACCCCGGCGCAGATCGAGTTTCTGGCCAACATCGCCCGGCTCTACCGGGGCGAAGCCCTCGAGAACCTGCACGACAGCGCCGACCTGCTGGCCGAGCACTTTCACGACGGCAAATACGCGGACGTGGCCGGCCTGTGCAAGGTGGCAACACTCTCCGAAATTGAATCCCAGGGCTGGAGCCTCAACCCCGGCCGCTATGTGGGTGTAACTGCCCGTGTAGAGGATGACTTCGACTTCAAGGAGCGGCTGGAGGAGCAAAACGAGGAACTGGAAATCCTCAATGCCAAGGCCCGGGAACTGGAAGTGCGGATCGCCGAGAATGTAGCAAAGTTGCTGGAGGGATAGCGTTTGTCTTCAGTGGATGAAATCCCAATGAAGAAGCGATAGAGCTCAA contains these protein-coding regions:
- a CDS encoding MFS transporter, which codes for MKKIGTFASLSIRNFRLLLTGTTLSNAAQWIQQVTLSWLVYDLTASGTMLGTINMVRAAALLVMIPISGILIDRLNRRILLLIINGWLFTITLALGLMLLFGHNSLRYLFVFSLLGGMAQTIDVTLRQVLVFDLVTRSFTPNAVALVQTGWSLMRSFGPGIGGLLILWFGPGGNFLIQAGVYLLVALTIMQIKFPARKLNIVQGSSLENILEGIRYVMRERTTKAFMLMGMILPLLIIPVFVILPPIYAVKVFNDGSGKVLGFLMSSVGVGGIVGGVVTASLGHFERRGILQLASLFLLSLSLIAFAFSTTLLIALPLLALSGFFEMIFLTTNQTLLQLSIPDNLRGRVTSVVNLNIALLPLGGLIAGIGSDLFGGPKPITIILAGIAAIVPFFVLLLSPTVRTYRLSKAMTPGSTGKSPNSPKNDGGEE
- a CDS encoding type I restriction-modification system subunit M codes for the protein MNHNGNQIESRLWAAADELRANSKLKSSEYSVPVLGLVFLRYADHKFQEAAKELTGAGCGGRRKIGPADYQARGVLYLPEAARFSTLLTLPEGANIGAAINEAMRAIEAENPDLKDVLPKTYNRFENALLNPLLKTMNSVPMDIEGDAFGKIYEYFLGHFAMSEGQKGGEFFTPTAIVQLIVGIIEPFQGRIFDPACGSGGMFVQSARFVAEHQKNPGAELSIYGQEKVAETVRLGKMNLAVHGLAGDIRQGNAYYEDLHRSPGKFDFVMANPPFNVDRVDKERLKDDPRFPLGLPRTDNANYLWIQIFYSALSETGRAGFVMANSASDARSSELEIRKQLIEARAVDVMVAVGSNFFYTVTLPCTLWFFDRGKGKNARADQVLFIDARQIYRQIDRAHRDWTPAQIEFLANIARLYRGEALENLHDSADLLAEHFHDGKYADVAGLCKVATLSEIESQGWSLNPGRYVGVTARVEDDFDFKERLEEQNEELEILNAKARELEVRIAENVAKLLEG